A window of the Lolium perenne isolate Kyuss_39 chromosome 7, Kyuss_2.0, whole genome shotgun sequence genome harbors these coding sequences:
- the LOC127324168 gene encoding uncharacterized protein, which yields MAGGAAEERQTRWVPLLEPILEHGRQEMASLPIPDELLVDIFLRLPTPIDLVRASAACISFRRVAVDRSFIRRYRKLHGPPLLGFLDRQKVFYPAMAPHPLASAANAVALAADFSFSFLPAPASDWVVQDVRDGRVLLDRTPQYATDSTRHLFVFPELVVCDPLHRRYLLLPPIPHDLAASVDDPLWTDRFRYCEIFLAPPGGDDEEASAAEETSFSVIWMAQCTTELVASVFWSSTGQWRAISSMSCSDLFSGLLPLTGSHHFSWRQYSYGCFYWVTDWRERLLVLDTQTMEFSIAEPPPEARGLPCVDIAIVEAGEGMPGMFVLSEDAVYLDYTIRRSNCGSSSQWQHEKTFSLDSKCSVMGAVGRHLLLYQLGNPSLGAGCFLLDVKTLQLERLLVSNSSRPYGHIYSNFPPSMLSTPAISSGVEKKGAGEETPEQGCAAASSREQSPCLE from the coding sequence ATGGCCGGCGGCGCGGCAGAAGAGCGCCAGACGCGCTGGGTCCCTCTCTTGGAACCAATTCTCGAGCATGGACGCCAGGAAATGGCCTCGCTGCCGATCCCCGACGAGCTCCTGGTGGACATCTTCCTCCGCCTCCCAACACCAATCGACCTCGTCCGCGCCTCCGCCGCCTGCATCTCCTTCCGACGGGTCGCGGTCGACCGCTCCTTCATCCGACGGTACCGCAAGCTCCACGGCCCgcccctcctcggcttcctcgacCGACAAAAAGTCTTCTACCCCGCCATGGCACCACACCCCTTGGCATCGGCAGCCAACGCTGTTGCTTTGGCCGCcgacttctccttctccttcctccCCGCCCCCGCCAGCGACTGGGTCGTCCAAGACGTCCGCGACGGCCGTGTTCTCCTTGACAGAACCCCCCAGTACGCCACTGATAGTACTAGACACCTTTTCGTCTTCCCGGAGCTGGTGGTTTGCGACCCCTTGCACCGACGGTACCTCCTGCTTCCCCCAATCCCTCATGACCTAGCCGCTTCCGTGGACGACCCACTCTGGACAGACCGGTTTCGTTACTGCGAGATCTTCCTCGCTCCCCctggcggtgacgacgaggaggcaTCTGCTGCTGAAGAGACGTCATTCAGTGTGATCTGGATGGCGCAGTGTACAACTGAGCTGGTCGCCTCCGTCTTCTGGTCCAGCACCGGACAATGGCGAGCCATATCATCCATGAGCTGTAGCGATTTGTTTTCTGGCTTGCTACCGTTGACAGGGTCGCATCACTTCTCCTGGCGACAATATTCCTATGGTTGTTTCTATTGGGTGACAGATTGGAGGGAAAGATTGTTGGTGCTTGACACGCAGACGATGGAGTTTTCCATTGCTGAGCCCCCACCCGAAGCCAGAGGTTTGCCCTGTGTGGATATAGCCATTGTGGAGGCAGGAGAGGGCATGCCCGGTATGTTTGTTCTTTCAGAAGATGCAGTTTACCTCGACTATACTATCAGGCGAAGTAATTGTGGGAGTTCTAGCCAGTGGCAACATGAGAAGACATTCTCACTAGATTCTAAGTGCTCAGTCATGGGTGCAGTGGGGAGGCACTTGTTGCTATATCAATTGGGAAACCCATCTCTCGGTGCAGGCTGTTTCTTGCTGGACGTAAAGACACTGCAGCTTGAGAGGCTGTTAGTTTCGAACTCCTCCAGGCCCTATGGACACATATATAGCAACTTCCCACCATCAATGTTGTCGACACCAGCAATATCAAGCG